A window of Candidatus Afararchaeum irisae genomic DNA:
CTGCCGACTACGACGGTTCGACCTCACAGATAATCGAGAAGGTCGAGAACGCTCCCGAGGGATCGACGTGGGCAATCGGTACTGAGCTACATCTCGTCAAGAGGCTCGCGCGCGAGAACCCCGACAAGGAGATATTCGGTCTCTGTGGCGAGGAGTGTATGGACTGTAACGCGATGCGTCAGATAGATCCCGACTTCCTCGTCTACGCCTTAGAGGAGCTCGCCGACGGAAACGTCGTCAACAGAATCGACGTCGACGACCACGAGGAAGACCTAGCCAACGTCGCGCTTGAGAGGATGATGTCGATATGATAGAGACCGACGTACTCGTAATAGGCTCAGGAATCTCGGGCTGTGCGGCGGCGTACTCCGCGCTCGAAGAAGGCGCGGACGTCACCGTCGTCACGAAGGCGAGACGTCCCGAGGAGTCTAACACGAGGTACGCACAGGGAGGCATAGCCACCGTCGGAGACGACGACTCAGTCGAGAGGTTCGTCGAGGACGTCGTCGAGGCTGGCTGTGGAGAGTCCGATGAGGAGGCGGTCGAGGTACTCGTGGAGGAGGGAGCCGAGGCTATACGTGACGTCCTCATAGACGAGGTCGGAGTAGAGTTCGACACACGCGACGGCGATACTGACTACGACCTCACGAAGGAGGCGGCACACTCACGCAGACGTATACTCCACAGGGGCGACGAGACCGGTGCCGAGATACTCAGAGACTTCGTCTCTTACCTCGACTCAACCGACGTCGAGATACTCGACCGACACACCGCTCTCGAACTCTTAGGAGACGACGAGGTACACGGAGCCGTCGTAGCCGACCGAGAGAGAAGGGATGTCTTGAGTGTCAAGGCTGGCGCGACCGTACTCGCGACGGGAGGCGTCGGACAGGTCTACGGACACACGACTAACCCCGACGTAGCCACGGGCGACGGCATAGCGATGGCGGCTCTCAAGGGCGCGCGTCTCGAAGACACCGAGTACGTCCAGTTCCATCCTACCGTCCACGCCGATAGGGAGTTCTTACTCTCCGAGTCTCTCAGGGGAGAGGGAGCGAAGCTCGTAAACGAAGACGGCGAGAGATTCATGTCGGAGTACCACGACGACCTCGAACTCGCACCGCGTGACGTAGTCGCCAGAGCCGTCGACGACGAGAGGAAGAACCGAGAGGTCTATCTCGACATAAACCCCGTTATCGAGAAGTTCGACTTCGAGGAGAGGTTCCCGTCAGCCCACTCGAACCTCACAGACGAAGAGTTCGAGACGGGCTTAGTCCCCGTAAAGCCCGCAGAACATTTCCTGTGTGGGGGCGTCGACGTAGACACCCACGGACGCACGTCTCTCGACCGTCTCTATGCAGTCGGCGAGACCGCACGCACGGGTGTCCACGGCGCTAACCGACTCGCGTCGACCTCGCTCCTCGAAGGTCTCGTCTGGGGTCTAAGGGCGGGAAGAGACGCCTCACGAAAGGAGGTCGGAGGCTTCGAGGTCGAGGAGTTCGACTCCGTAGAGATAGACCGCGACCTCCCCGAGGGCTTCTGTGACGCGAAGTTCGAGAGGCTCCAGTCGGTGATGTGGGAGAAAGTCGGTCTGAGGAGGACGGAGGAAAGCCTCGAAGACGCACTCACGGAGGTACAGAGGGTACTCGGAGAGGCGAGGTCGTTCATACGTGGACGTGTCGACCCCGAGCTATACTCACTCAGAAACGCCGCAGTCGTGGGTCTCCTGATAACCGAGGCAGCACTCGAAAACGACGAGAGCCTCGGCTGTCACCTGCGTGTCTCTAAGGACGAGACTGAGACTGAGAACGAATCCGAGACCGAGGCTCTCCCCTGACGCCTAAGTAGTAGAGTAGGACGAGGCTCACCGCGGTGAGACCGAATGCGAGGGTACGTGCGAAGCCGACGTCGGCTCCCGAGGGAAGTGACGTATGTATTCCCAGGCTGTAATCGACGGCGTCGTTGAGGACGAACCACGCCGACGCGACGCCGAAGCCTCTCTTTCCTATGTCGGCGTACTCGAATACTAAGAACGCCTGTACCCCCATCGCGAGATGTGAGAAGAGTAGGAAGGCATACATCGGAACCGAGTTATAGCCCAGGAAGGCGTCGGGGAAAGCCGCGAGGACTCCCGCGGTCCAGAGACCGTACTTGAGGTTGCCGAAGAAGGCGAGGGAGTCGACGACCTCCGACCCCCTACCGAACGAGTAGAGGAGGAGTGAGAGAGCTATCAGGAGGGTGGCGTTCGGCGAGTCGCTCACGAGCATCCAGAGATGGACAGGTGTCTCGGCGAACTGGAACCGGTAGTACCAGTAGCCGAAGAGAGTCCCTGCTATGTTGATCACCGCTATCTTCTTCGAGTGCCTCAGACCGAGACTCACGACGCGCTCGGGTAGCCGTAACCCTAACATCTGTCTCGAACTTCACCGGGACACGACAAAAGCTATTGCCATTTGTTATGACACGTTTCGGATCGCGGTAACTGTCCGCGGAGTCGTAATTCTTAAGCGGATTCTCGCCGACAATTCAGTAATGGCAGAAACCCAAGAGACGGATATAGAGAACCTCAAACGCGGGACTGATCTCGTGAAACGCGGCTTCGCTAGCATGCAGAAGGGCGGCGTCATAATGGACGTCGTCAACGCCGAACAGGCGAAGATCGCCGAGGAGGTCGGTGCGGTCGCCGTCATGGCACTCGAAGCAGTCCCCGCCGACATAAGGAAGAGAGGCGGTGTCGCACGGATGGCACCCGTCGAACAGAACGAGGAGATACTCGACGCCGTCTCTATACCTGTTATGGGCAAGGTGCGTATAGGACACACCGCCGAAGCCCAGATACTCGAGTCGATAGGCATGGACATGCTCGACGAGTCGGAGGTTCTCACTCCCGCTGACGACAAAAACCATATCAACAAGACCGAGTTCACGACGCCTTTCGTCTGTGGAGCACGTGACCTCGGCGAGGCACTCAGACGTATAGACGAGGGCGCGGCTATGATACGTACGAAGGGAGAAGCGGGTACCGGAGACGTCCTCGAAGCCGTCAAGCACCAGAAGAGGATAAAGAGCGCGATACGTAAGCTCGAAGGCATGAACTGGGAGGAGAGACGTAACTTCGCACGTGAGATGGAGGCTCCCATCGACCTCGTCAACGAAGCCGCCGAGAAGGGACGTCTCCCTGTCGTCAACTTCACCGCGGGAGGTATCGCGACACCCGCAGACGCCGCACTCATGATGCAGTTAGGCTGTGACGGAATATTCGTCGGCAGCGGAATATTCGGTGCAGAAGACCCCGAGAAGATGGGACGCGCAGTCGTCGAGGCTGTCAACAACTACGACGACCCCGACGAACTCGCCGACATCGCCAGGAACGTCGGCGGAGGAATGAAGGGACGTTCGTCGTCGGGACTCTCGGAGGAAGAACGTCTCCAGCACCGCGGAAACTGAAATAAAATAAAACTGAAGATCTAACTCTTTCTTACCACATGACGACCAAAGTGGGTATAATCGGAGTCCAGGGAGACGTCTCCGAACATGAGACTGCGGTCAGGGAGGCGGGCGAGTACCTCGGGATAGATGTCGAGACTGTCGTGATACGTTCGTCGGGTGTGGTTCCCGACTGTGACGTTCTGGTTCTCCCCGGCGGAGAGAGTACGACGATCTCGTCTCTCGTAACTGAGGAGGGAATCGCCGACGAGATACTCGACCACGTCGACGACCGAAAGCCGATGCTGGCGACGTGTGCGGGTCTCATAGTATCGTCGAGAGATCCACAGGACGACAGGGTCGAGAGCCTCGGTGTCATAGACGCAGTCGTCGACAGGAACGCCTTCGGGAGACAGAAGGAGTCGTTCGAGGCGGAGATAGACGTCAAGGGACTTGACAAGCCGTTCCACGCCGTCTTCATACGTGCGCCCGCTGTCGAGGAGGTCGGCGAGGGTGTCGAGGTTCTCGCCGAGGTCAACGGCTCGGTAGTCGCAGTACGTGACGGCTCTGTGGTCGGAACGAGCTTCCATCCCGAGCTTACGGGAGACTACAGGATACACAGGATGGTACTCGAAGACCAAGACAAGACGGAGACTGAGAATGACTGATACTGATACTGACACCGACATCGACACCGACCAAGGCGGAGACAGGGACACAGATACACAGGTACAGATACTCCGTGAACTCTTCGAGGTCGTCGAGGACAGACGTGAAAACCCCTCGCCCGAGAGCTACACGTCGTCGCTCTTCGAACACGAGAAGGGAATAAACGCCGTACTCGAAAAGATAGGCGAGGAGTCGACCGAGGTCGTCTTAGCCGCGAAGGACGACGACACCGGCGAGGTGGTCGAGGAGTCCGCCGACCTCATATACCATCTACTCGTTCTCCTCGCTGCGAAGGAGATCCAACTCGACGACCTCCTCGACGAGCTACGTGAACGTCGGGGTTAGTGTTAGTACTCGGTTTCGGGGTACGACTGTCTTCTACCGGAACTCTTTCTCGCCACTACG
This region includes:
- the pdxS gene encoding pyridoxal 5'-phosphate synthase lyase subunit PdxS → MAETQETDIENLKRGTDLVKRGFASMQKGGVIMDVVNAEQAKIAEEVGAVAVMALEAVPADIRKRGGVARMAPVEQNEEILDAVSIPVMGKVRIGHTAEAQILESIGMDMLDESEVLTPADDKNHINKTEFTTPFVCGARDLGEALRRIDEGAAMIRTKGEAGTGDVLEAVKHQKRIKSAIRKLEGMNWEERRNFAREMEAPIDLVNEAAEKGRLPVVNFTAGGIATPADAALMMQLGCDGIFVGSGIFGAEDPEKMGRAVVEAVNNYDDPDELADIARNVGGGMKGRSSSGLSEEERLQHRGN
- a CDS encoding DUF1405 domain-containing protein; the encoded protein is MLGLRLPERVVSLGLRHSKKIAVINIAGTLFGYWYYRFQFAETPVHLWMLVSDSPNATLLIALSLLLYSFGRGSEVVDSLAFFGNLKYGLWTAGVLAAFPDAFLGYNSVPMYAFLLFSHLAMGVQAFLVFEYADIGKRGFGVASAWFVLNDAVDYSLGIHTSLPSGADVGFARTLAFGLTAVSLVLLYYLGVRGEPRSRIRSQSQSRP
- the hisE gene encoding phosphoribosyl-ATP diphosphatase, with the translated sequence MTDTDTDTDIDTDQGGDRDTDTQVQILRELFEVVEDRRENPSPESYTSSLFEHEKGINAVLEKIGEESTEVVLAAKDDDTGEVVEESADLIYHLLVLLAAKEIQLDDLLDELRERRG
- a CDS encoding FAD-dependent oxidoreductase codes for the protein MIETDVLVIGSGISGCAAAYSALEEGADVTVVTKARRPEESNTRYAQGGIATVGDDDSVERFVEDVVEAGCGESDEEAVEVLVEEGAEAIRDVLIDEVGVEFDTRDGDTDYDLTKEAAHSRRRILHRGDETGAEILRDFVSYLDSTDVEILDRHTALELLGDDEVHGAVVADRERRDVLSVKAGATVLATGGVGQVYGHTTNPDVATGDGIAMAALKGARLEDTEYVQFHPTVHADREFLLSESLRGEGAKLVNEDGERFMSEYHDDLELAPRDVVARAVDDERKNREVYLDINPVIEKFDFEERFPSAHSNLTDEEFETGLVPVKPAEHFLCGGVDVDTHGRTSLDRLYAVGETARTGVHGANRLASTSLLEGLVWGLRAGRDASRKEVGGFEVEEFDSVEIDRDLPEGFCDAKFERLQSVMWEKVGLRRTEESLEDALTEVQRVLGEARSFIRGRVDPELYSLRNAAVVGLLITEAALENDESLGCHLRVSKDETETENESETEALP
- the pdxT gene encoding pyridoxal 5'-phosphate synthase glutaminase subunit PdxT; amino-acid sequence: MTTKVGIIGVQGDVSEHETAVREAGEYLGIDVETVVIRSSGVVPDCDVLVLPGGESTTISSLVTEEGIADEILDHVDDRKPMLATCAGLIVSSRDPQDDRVESLGVIDAVVDRNAFGRQKESFEAEIDVKGLDKPFHAVFIRAPAVEEVGEGVEVLAEVNGSVVAVRDGSVVGTSFHPELTGDYRIHRMVLEDQDKTETEND